A window from Oncorhynchus masou masou isolate Uvic2021 unplaced genomic scaffold, UVic_Omas_1.1 unplaced_scaffold_799, whole genome shotgun sequence encodes these proteins:
- the LOC135537490 gene encoding zinc finger protein OZF-like isoform X2, whose translation MASVKLEDCSQTLELNVNIKDEEEEEKIGTTVSHGDRVETFPTSRETQQEDHRPKRSHHCPHCEENFPILSKLKVHLKIHTGENLYSCTDCRKRFTTSRNLTLHQRVHTGEKPYSCSYCGKCFTTSSELTVHQRTHTGEKPYICSDCGKSFSHLCNFKAHQRIHAGEKPFSCSDCGKSFSQQNHLKSHQRIHTGEKPYYCSDCRKSFSHLCNFKAHQRIHAGEKPFSCSDCGKSFSQQNHLKSHQRIHTGEKPYYCSDCGKSFSRLDTLKSHEHIHTGKKRYYCSDCRKSFSHQGSLKKHQCIHTGEKPYSCCDCGKRFTASFDLKVHLRTHTGEKPYICSDCGKSFSQQNHLKTHQRIHTGEKPYSCSVCGKSFSQESNLKTHQRIHKGEKPYYCSVCGKSFSQQSNLKTHQRIHKVEMPHQFSQTNSD comes from the coding sequence gagaccgTGTTGAGACATTCCCTACATCCAGAGAGACACAGCAAGAAGATCACAGACCTAAGAGGTCTCACCACTGCCCACATTGTGAGGAGAATTTTCCAATTCTATCAAAGCTAAAAGTACACttaaaaatacacacaggagagaatctGTATTCCTGTACTGACTGTAGGAAGAGATTCACAACATCAAGGAATCTGACACTTCATCAGAGAgtgcacactggagagaagccttactcctgctcatactgtggaaaatgcttcacAACGTCGTCTGAATTaacagttcatcagagaacacacactggagaaaagccttatatctgctctgactgtgggaagagtttctcccACCTGTGTAACTTTAAAGCACACCAACGTATACATGCAGGAGAGAAGCCgttctcctgctctgactgtgggaagagtttctctcAACAGAACCATTTAAAGTCACACCAACGtatacacactggagagaagccttactactGCTCTGACTGTAGGAAGAGTTTCTCCCACCTGTGTAACTTTAAAGCACACCAACGTATACATGCAGGAGAGAAGCCgttctcctgctctgactgtgggaagagtttctctcAACAGAACCATTTAAAGTCACACCAACgtatacacacaggggagaagccttactactgctctgactgtgggaagagtttctctcGATTGGATACTTTAAAATCACATGAACATATACATACAGGAAAGAAGCGTTACTACTGCTCCGACTGTAGGAAGAGTTTCTCCCACCAGGGTAGCTTAAAAAAACACCAatgtatacacacaggagagaagccttactcctgctgtGACTGTGGAAAAAGATTCACAGCATCCTTTGATCTAAAAGTTCatctgagaacacacacaggagagaagccttacatctgctctgactgtgggaagagtttttctCAACAGAACCATTTAAAAACACATCAACGTATACACacgggagagaagccttactcctgctctgtctgtgggaagagtttctctcAAGAGAGCAacttaaaaacacaccaacgtatacataaaggagagaagccttactactgctctgtctgtgggaagagtttctctcaacagagcaacttaaaaacacaccaacgtaTACATAAAGTAGAGATGCCTCATCAGTTCTCTCAGACCAACTCAGATTAA